The Erigeron canadensis isolate Cc75 chromosome 4, C_canadensis_v1, whole genome shotgun sequence genome window below encodes:
- the LOC122596288 gene encoding protein trichome birefringence-like 38, translated as MGFGYQRRIFLLLPLLQLLILQLFSVVTLAETQVLSLSTFSNCSNISSSLRGSRKVGRGRGRRGLLGCDLYKGRWIADTSYPLYVASSCPFIDSEFDCLKHGRSDTQYLKYAWKPDSCNLPRFDGVDLLNKWRGKKVMFVGDSLSLNQWESLACLLHASVPNSKTTFLRRDILTSLAFQDYDVTIYLYRTPYLVDIVKQDIGRVLNLDSIKGGDTWKGMDVLVFNSWHWWTHTGNLQPFDYIQDGSTISKDMDRLAAYYKAMTTWGKWVDLNVDPSKTKVFFQGISPTHYMGKEWGSSSRNCYGELQPIEGGSYPAGLPEAQVVLNKVLSSIKKPVTLLDITTLSQLRKDAHPSSYSDSGVDCSHWCVPGLPDTWNQLMYASFLN; from the exons ATGGGTTTTGGGTACCAAAGAAggatctttcttcttcttccactacTACAACTTCTTATACTTCAGCTATTTTCAGTTGTAACATTGGCTGAAACACAAGTACTCTCACTATCAACATTTAGTAATTGTAGTAACATTAGTAGTTCATTAAGAGGTTCAAGAAAAGTGGGAAGAGGGAGAGGAAGACGAGGTTTATTGGGGTGTGATTTATATAAAGGGAGATGGATTGCTGACACTTCATATCCATTATATGTAGCATCAAGTTGCCCATTTATTGATTCAGAGTTTGATTGTCTTAAACATGGTCGTTCAGACACTCAGTATCTTAAGTATGCTTGGAAACCAGATTCTTGTAATCTCCCAAG GTTTGATGGAGTGGATTTGTTGAATAAATGGAGAGGGAAGAAAGTAATGTTTGTGGGTGACTCACTGAGTTTAAATCAGTGGGAATCGTTGGCTTGTTTGCTTCATGCGTCGGTGCCCAATTCCAAGACCACTTTTTTACGTAGAGACATTCTTACTTCCCTCGCTTTTCAG GATTATGATGTGACGATATACTTGTATCGCACACCCTATTTGGTAGACATTGTGAAACAAGACATTGGACGGGTCTTGAATTTGGACTCGATTAAAGGAGGCGACACATGGAAAGGGATGGATGTTCTCGTGTTCAACTCGTGGCATTGGTGGACGCACACCGGAAACCTACAACC ATTTGATTACATACAAGACGGATCAACTATATCTAAAGATATGGACCGGCTAGCGGCATACTACAAGGCTATGACCACATGGGGAAAATGGGTTGACCTTAACGTCGACCCATCGAAGACTAAAGTGTTTTTTCAAGGGATCTCTCCTACACATTACAT GGGAAAAGAATGGGGATCATCGTCAAGAAACTGCTACGGGGAGCTACAACCAATTGAAGGGGGATCATACCCTGCAGGCTTACCCGAAGCTCAAGTTGTTTTAAACAAAGTTCTAAGTAGCATAAAGAAACCAGTCACGTTGCTCGATATCACAACACTATCTCAGTTAAGGAAAGATGCACACCCGTCATCATATAGTGACTCAGGCGTTGATTGTAGTCATTGGTGCGTTCCTGGGTTACCCGATACATGGAACCAACTCATGTACGCATCGTTCCTCAATTGA
- the LOC122597137 gene encoding uncharacterized protein LOC122597137, whose amino-acid sequence MHDPTLHWKLIHPFKGERFESIEQFKDSIIKYALANGYPLYYEDSKSTHVLVKCGVRNAKEKGIVVENPCPFRLWASWIQDESTFEIKSLRTKHTCSKKQHLSGIVTAWWIARQFGDKIRMSKKITLSKLRHMVMRLYNVRVTLSQCSKARAKAIYDMTTILNNHYARIWDYAEAINKTNLGSTVEVNVQSNPDGTTTIQRFICVSKLARKGTAQGELLSAVGRDANNQVFPIAWALVDVETKENWLWFCRLIQNDLGLGNGDGIAIISYQHKGLIEAVAQVLPNCEHRQCARHVYANFSKKWAGVYFKNYFWQAAKAFYEPGLDCDSVENGICECWNSMIKDFRKMPIIHMFEEIRRKVMTRLNDQRLNGQSWTDDICPNSAYNSFLGIGSCRAWQLSGILCLHAVKAIYAQYKEPEPFVSDSLRKDKFLATYMYDIRTVGGEYLWPKTNRIPPLAPPLRRMPGRPTVKRKRESNEDGPIMSTKSKKCSNCCQYGHNARSCSKVPLPRQPKIPKKRGRPKIDGRNSGPNQAGGRGDGPSQGAGGRGDGGRSGGGRGGGGRGGGAKAGGLSGEGQSQPMPQSAPVQVGVEDQNIEENVTNLHEDEPIQQSALVGTSQRRMKMIPTRKPFVPLRKKSERIINRKLTFKVVTKDGVGSSSDKPLTVE is encoded by the exons ATGCATGATCCTACACTTCATTGGAAGTTAATTCATCCATTTAAAGGAGAGAGATTTGAAAGTATTGAGCAGTTTAAGGATTCCATTATTAAGTATGCATTGGCAAATGGGTATCCACTATATTATGAAGACAGTAAGAGTACACATGTGCTTGTTAAATGTGGGGTGAGAAATGCTAAAGAAAAGGGAATTGTTGTTGAGAATCCATGTCCTTTTAGGTTGTGGGCATCATGGATTCAGGATGAGTCAACTTTTGAAATCAAGTCTTTGAGGACTAAGCATACATGTTCAAAAAAGCAACATTTGAGTGGAATTGTTACTGCATGGTGGATTGCAAGACAGTTTGGTGATAAGATCAGGATGAGCAAGAAAATAACCCTTTCAAAATTAAGACATATGGTTATGAGGCTATACAATGTGAGGGTGACACTCAGTCAGTGTAGTAAAGCAAGAGCAAAAGCAATATATGATATGACCACAATTCTCAACAATCATTATGCTAGGATATGGGACTATGCAGAGGCAATAAACAAGACAAATCTAGGAAGTACAGTAGAGGTAAATGTTCAATCTAACCCAGATGGAACTACAACAATTCAAAGGTTTATATGTGTTTCAAAGCTTGCAAGGAAG GGTACTGCACAAGGTGAGTTATTGTCAGCAGTTGGTAGAGATGCAAATAACCAAGTTTTTCCCATTGCATGGGCTTTAGTGGATGTTGAGACAAAAGAAAACTGGTTATGGTTCTGCAGATTGATCCAGAATGACCTTGGACTAGGAAATGGTGATGGGATTGCAATAATTTCTTATCAGCATAAG GGTTTGATTGAGGCAGTTGCTCAAGTTTTACCAAATTGTGAACATAGACAATGTGCCAGGCATGTATATGCAAATTTTAGTAAGAAATGGGCTGGGGTGTATTTTAAGAATTATTTTTGGCAAGCTGCAAA AGCATTTTATGAACCAGGATTGGATTGTGATTCTGTTGAGAATGGCATTTGTGAATGTTGGAATTCAATGATCAAAGATTTCAGGAAGATGCCAATTATTCATATGTTTGAAGAGATAAGGAGGAAAGTGATGACAAGACTTAATGATCAGAGACTTAATGGGCAGTCATGGACTGATGATATCTGCCCCAAT TCTGCTTATAATTCTTTTTTGGGGATTGGGAG TTGTAGAGCATGGCAGTTGAGTGGAATACTGTGTCTACATGCGGTCAAGGCCATATATGCTCAATACAAAGAACCTGAACCATTTGTTAGTGATAGTTTAAGGAAAGACAAGTTCTTGGCTACTTACATGTATGATATAAGAACAGTGGGTGGTGAATATTTGTGGCCAAAGACAAATAGGATTCCACCATTGGCACCACCTCTGAGAAGAATGCCTGGAAGACCAACAGTGAAGAGAAAAAGGGAAAGCAATGAGGATGGACCTATAATGTCTACAAAGTCAAAAAAATGTTCCAATTGTTGTCAGTATGGGCATAATGCAAGAAGCTGTTCAAAAGTCCCGTTGCCAAGACAACCAAAGATACCCAAAAAGAGAGGTAGGCCAAAGATAGATGGTAGAAATAGTGGTCCAAATCAAGCTGGTGGCAGAGGTGATGGTCCAAGTCAAGGGGCTGGTGGTAGAGGTGATGGTGGCAGAAGTGGTGGTGGcagaggtggtggtggcaggGGTGGTGGTGCAAAGGCTGGTGGTCTAAGTGGTGAAGGTCAAAGTCAACCAATGCCACAGTCTGCACCTGTTCAAGTTGGGGTTGAAGACCAAAATATTGAGGAAAATGTCACTAATCTTCATGAAGATGAACCCATTCAACAATCTGCACTTGTTGGAACCTCTCAAAGAAGAATGAAAATGATACCAACAAGGAAACCATTTGTTCCTCTAAGAAAGAAGTCAGAAAGGATCATAAATAGGAAGCTTACATTCAAAGTGGTAACCAAAGATGGAGTTGGCAGTAGTTCTGACAAACCATTAACTGTTGAATAG